The following proteins come from a genomic window of Nicotiana tomentosiformis chromosome 12, ASM39032v3, whole genome shotgun sequence:
- the LOC138902299 gene encoding uncharacterized protein encodes MGTSYGLVVEITWRIEGVRQRSQEQAVRDKRFRYSGEFSGAPAGGRGQFVRVQSSRPPYPAPPTPRVRPYFSAMPESSYRPSVIQGSSSGYSGHQGQTSGLQSTVPRGCFECRDFSHVQRFCPRLLGKAMQQGQQPMITTLIVPPVVRPSRGRGQVGRGRPRDGVQSGGGPARFYVFPARPDVVASYAVITSIISICCRDASVLFDPGSTYLCVISI; translated from the coding sequence atggggacttcttacgggctagttgtggagattacctggaggatcgagggtgttcgtCAGCGGAGCCAAGAGCAAGCGGTGAGGGACAAGAGGTTTCGATATTCgggagagttcagtggtgccccggctgggggcagaggtcagttcgtgagggttcagtccagcaggcccccttATCCAGCACCGCCAACTCCTCgggtgcgaccttatttcagtgctatgccagagagttcttaccgcccatcAGTTAtccagggttcctccagtgggtattcaggccatcagggccAGACTTCAGGTTTGCagtccaccgtaccgagaggATGTTTCGAGTGTAGGGATTTCAGTCATGTacagagattctgccccaggcttctgGGCAAGGCaatgcagcagggtcagcagcctatgattacaacacTGATTGTTCCACCAGTCGTCCGGCCGTCCAGAggcagagggcaggtgggtaggggccgtcctagagatgGAGTCCAGTCAGGTGGTGGTCCAGCTAGGTTTTATGtgtttccggccagaccagatgtagtggcctcatatgccgtgatcacaagtattatttctatctgctgtagagatgcctcagtactatttgatccagggtctacgtatttatgtgtcatctctatttga